From Pseudomonas vanderleydeniana, the proteins below share one genomic window:
- a CDS encoding flavodoxin, which yields MKVAILSGSVYGTAEEVARHAKRILDKAGFETLHDPRASLADIQAFAPEAFLAVTSTTGMGELPDNIQPLYYAIRDQLPAAWRGLPGAVIGLGDSSYGDTFCGGGEQLRELFAELGLRELQPMLRLDSSETVTPETDAEPWLAEFISALKG from the coding sequence ATGAAAGTCGCCATTCTTTCCGGCTCGGTCTACGGCACCGCCGAAGAAGTTGCCCGTCATGCCAAGCGGATTCTCGACAAGGCCGGTTTCGAGACCTTGCATGACCCGCGTGCCAGCCTGGCCGATATCCAGGCGTTCGCCCCCGAGGCGTTCCTGGCGGTGACTTCCACCACCGGCATGGGTGAACTGCCGGATAACATCCAGCCACTCTACTATGCCATTCGCGACCAGCTGCCGGCGGCCTGGCGCGGTTTGCCGGGGGCGGTGATCGGTCTGGGCGATTCGAGCTACGGTGACACCTTCTGCGGAGGCGGCGAGCAGTTGCGCGAACTGTTCGCCGAGCTGGGCCTGCGCGAGCTTCAGCCGATGCTGCGCCTGGACTCCAGTGAAACCGTCACCCCGGAGACCGATGCGGAGCCCTGGCTGGCCGAGTTCATCAGCGCACTGAAAGGTTGA
- a CDS encoding LuxR C-terminal-related transcriptional regulator, protein MTAMTPRLDRPGFLPRLSSRHVSRPRLSVPLIESQARVRLLCAPAGSGKSALLAECLLQAPADCGVCWLPLAGASLSTEAFCTALAEALGLEGSWDEPSLLARLARWTASTWVFLDDYCRLPDPALDQLLDRLLAVSSPMLSWWLSGRRRPHCNWPRLLLEGELQDVGAAQLAFERSEIERLVSHPTIEVSPQCIERISQYTGGWCAGVRVALLEAPAWIANDPEAGSRRSATLLDYLQHELFDVLAPELGEAWRVLAHLPRFNADLCEHLFGAGEGAQWMRTLQELGCFVEPWEDSTEWLRIFAPLTLLLRDEPWPAARSWHRRACQWFSARGDWQAAVEQALAAEELEVAASLLHNFSFDYLFEGQNVPLLLRLHEQRPDELLFGTPHLLGLITTALLFAGRFDDAARSIEQMARFTPQPSAVAQRQLVARWQAQQGWLLHLQGRAGPARAHFLEALQDLPPAAWPARLFCLSGLTQQALLNGELEQAHALSREALCLARAQGSLLFEALLELDHAQLLEQRGALQRSEALLEGIQALLQAKHYVTGPLRGRVALRQGRLALRQGHDQQAGEYFQTGLDECLRCHDKRGLYGFLGLALLDANHGNYPQAFVRLRDAERLMQQRHIPDTVYRAVLLMVSSHFWLQQGRPELADEALTRVLRHYRGPNAVQAPPATLELIPRLEYLLVLAQVYQRKPCAAVESLTQQLEQAQRRGMQGIETEIRLALAEVAFLLGQAGLAKEHLGEGLALVGRCNLQQALRELRLRQPGLLSALGVEEELVASGDNPLSQRELEVLRLIAQGSSNLQIADQLFISLHTVKTHARRIHSKLGVERRTQAVAKAKALGLMG, encoded by the coding sequence ATGACCGCCATGACCCCGCGTCTGGATCGTCCCGGGTTCCTGCCTCGCCTGTCCTCCCGCCATGTGTCGCGCCCCCGCCTGAGTGTTCCCCTGATCGAGTCCCAGGCCCGGGTCCGCCTGCTTTGCGCGCCAGCCGGCAGCGGCAAGAGCGCCTTGCTCGCCGAATGCCTGCTGCAGGCACCTGCCGATTGTGGCGTGTGCTGGCTGCCACTGGCCGGGGCGAGCCTGTCGACCGAGGCCTTCTGCACCGCCCTGGCCGAGGCGCTGGGCCTCGAGGGCTCGTGGGACGAGCCGAGCCTGTTGGCCCGGCTGGCCCGCTGGACCGCATCGACCTGGGTCTTTCTCGACGACTACTGCCGGCTGCCCGACCCGGCACTGGATCAACTGCTCGACCGCCTGCTGGCCGTCAGCAGTCCGATGCTGAGCTGGTGGCTGAGTGGTCGGCGACGGCCGCACTGCAACTGGCCGCGACTGTTGCTCGAAGGTGAGCTTCAGGACGTGGGAGCGGCGCAGCTGGCCTTCGAGCGCAGTGAGATTGAGCGCCTGGTGAGCCATCCGACGATCGAGGTTTCGCCCCAGTGCATCGAGCGGATCAGCCAGTACACCGGTGGTTGGTGCGCCGGCGTGCGGGTCGCGTTGCTGGAAGCACCGGCCTGGATCGCCAACGACCCGGAGGCGGGTTCGCGGCGCTCGGCGACCCTGCTCGATTATCTGCAACACGAGCTGTTCGATGTCCTGGCGCCCGAGTTGGGCGAAGCCTGGCGGGTGCTGGCGCACCTGCCGCGGTTCAACGCCGACCTGTGCGAGCACCTGTTCGGTGCAGGCGAGGGGGCCCAGTGGATGCGTACCCTGCAGGAGCTGGGTTGCTTCGTCGAGCCCTGGGAGGACTCCACCGAGTGGCTGCGGATTTTCGCCCCGCTGACCCTGTTGCTGCGTGACGAACCATGGCCGGCCGCGCGCTCCTGGCATCGTCGTGCCTGCCAGTGGTTCAGCGCCCGGGGCGACTGGCAGGCGGCGGTGGAGCAGGCCCTGGCGGCCGAGGAGCTGGAAGTCGCGGCGAGCCTGCTGCACAACTTCAGTTTCGACTACCTGTTCGAGGGGCAGAACGTTCCGCTGTTGTTGCGCCTGCACGAGCAGCGTCCGGATGAACTGCTGTTCGGTACGCCGCACCTGCTCGGGCTCATCACTACCGCGCTGCTGTTTGCCGGGCGTTTCGACGACGCCGCCCGCAGCATCGAGCAGATGGCCCGGTTCACCCCACAACCGTCGGCCGTGGCCCAGCGACAGCTGGTGGCACGCTGGCAGGCCCAGCAGGGCTGGCTGCTGCATTTGCAGGGGCGCGCGGGGCCCGCTCGCGCGCATTTTCTCGAAGCGCTGCAGGACCTGCCGCCAGCAGCCTGGCCGGCGCGGCTATTCTGCCTGTCGGGCCTGACCCAGCAGGCGTTGCTCAACGGTGAGCTGGAACAGGCCCATGCCTTGAGCCGGGAGGCGCTGTGCCTGGCGCGGGCGCAAGGCTCATTGTTGTTCGAGGCGTTGCTGGAGCTGGATCATGCGCAGTTGCTCGAGCAGCGCGGCGCCTTGCAGCGTAGCGAAGCGCTGCTGGAAGGCATCCAGGCATTGCTGCAGGCCAAACACTACGTCACCGGTCCTCTGCGCGGGCGTGTTGCCCTGCGCCAGGGACGCCTGGCCTTGCGCCAGGGGCATGACCAGCAGGCTGGCGAATACTTCCAGACCGGGCTGGACGAATGCCTGCGCTGTCACGACAAGCGCGGACTCTACGGTTTCCTCGGGCTGGCGTTGCTGGATGCCAACCACGGCAACTATCCCCAGGCATTCGTGCGCTTGCGCGATGCCGAGCGGCTGATGCAGCAGCGGCATATTCCGGACACGGTGTACCGCGCAGTACTACTGATGGTCAGCAGCCATTTCTGGTTGCAGCAGGGGCGCCCGGAACTGGCGGACGAGGCATTGACCCGGGTGTTGCGCCACTATCGCGGCCCGAATGCGGTGCAGGCACCGCCGGCCACCCTGGAGCTGATTCCTCGGCTCGAGTATCTGCTGGTGTTGGCCCAGGTTTATCAGCGCAAGCCCTGTGCCGCAGTGGAGTCCCTGACGCAGCAACTGGAGCAGGCACAACGGCGGGGCATGCAGGGCATCGAGACGGAAATTCGCCTGGCATTGGCCGAGGTGGCTTTTCTGCTGGGACAGGCAGGCCTGGCCAAGGAACATCTGGGGGAGGGACTGGCGCTGGTCGGCCGCTGCAACCTGCAGCAGGCACTGCGGGAATTGCGTCTGCGCCAGCCGGGCCTGTTGTCGGCGCTGGGGGTCGAGGAAGAATTGGTCGCCAGTGGTGACAACCCACTGAGCCAACGCGAACTGGAAGTGCTCAGGCTGATCGCCCAGGGCAGTTCCAACCTGCAGATCGCCGACCAGCTGTTCATCTCGTTGCATACGGTGAAAACCCATGCCCGCCGGATCCACAGCAAGCTCGGGGTCGAGCGGCGGACCCAGGCGGTCGCCAAGGCCAAGGCCCTGGGCTTGATGGGTTAA
- a CDS encoding PAS domain-containing protein: protein MINSKLLQLVIDASNEGIVVAEQEGDDNILIYANPAFERLTGYSNEEILYQDCRFLQSGDRDQPALELIREAVRTRKPCRHIIRNYRKDGTHFWNELSISPVFNESDQLTYFIGVQKDVTAQVKAQQRVVQLEAQLAEARAELDALRATSGVNK from the coding sequence ATGATCAACTCGAAACTGCTGCAACTGGTCATCGATGCCTCCAACGAGGGGATCGTGGTTGCCGAGCAGGAAGGCGACGACAATATCCTGATTTACGCCAACCCCGCCTTCGAACGTCTCACCGGCTACAGCAACGAGGAAATTCTCTACCAGGACTGCCGCTTCCTGCAGTCCGGCGACCGCGACCAGCCCGCCCTGGAACTGATTCGCGAGGCGGTGCGGACACGCAAGCCCTGTCGCCATATAATTCGCAACTACCGCAAGGACGGTACGCATTTCTGGAACGAACTGTCGATTTCGCCGGTGTTCAATGAAAGCGACCAATTGACCTATTTCATCGGTGTCCAGAAGGACGTCACCGCCCAGGTCAAGGCCCAGCAGCGGGTTGTCCAGCTCGAGGCGCAATTGGCCGAGGCCAGGGCCGAACTCGACGCTCTGCGGGCGACCAGTGGTGTCAACAAGTAA
- a CDS encoding MerR family transcriptional regulator: MSVITERAAIELPLPALKQEELFPIREVSRLTGVNPVTLRAWERRYGLIQPTRTESGHRLYAMSDIETVRSILGWIERGVAVSKVGKLLAKNAAVPVPDSDRLLPLPLEDWHNCQVHLGAAVSAFDELALERLYGQVFSSYPLTVVFQNILIPLWQELRSQRDSFGQTSEWLFLDSFLRGRVLQRLQSARGVAAERIILAALPGDCRELELLVAGLLLGNGEWPVSVLAIGQPLDELPLICDKARPRALVLYSNRSPASDMPRRLNRLALAVECPVMLAGEASDLLQDALEGSSIGCLGHEGQSMRQRLQQLLAGKLDT; encoded by the coding sequence ATGTCAGTCATCACCGAACGTGCAGCAATCGAGCTGCCATTGCCGGCCCTGAAGCAGGAAGAGCTGTTCCCCATCCGTGAGGTCTCGCGCCTGACCGGCGTGAACCCGGTGACCCTGCGTGCCTGGGAGCGGCGCTATGGGCTGATCCAGCCGACGCGCACCGAAAGTGGGCATCGACTCTATGCCATGAGCGATATTGAGACGGTGCGCAGCATTCTTGGCTGGATCGAGCGCGGCGTGGCCGTCAGCAAGGTCGGCAAGCTCCTGGCCAAGAACGCGGCGGTGCCGGTGCCTGACAGCGACCGGCTGCTGCCGTTGCCGCTTGAGGATTGGCACAACTGTCAGGTGCATCTAGGCGCCGCCGTCAGTGCTTTCGACGAGCTGGCGTTGGAGCGCCTGTACGGGCAAGTCTTTTCCAGTTACCCGCTGACGGTGGTGTTCCAGAACATCCTGATCCCGCTCTGGCAGGAACTGCGCAGCCAACGGGACAGCTTCGGCCAGACCAGCGAATGGCTGTTCCTCGACAGCTTCCTGCGCGGTCGGGTGCTGCAGCGCCTGCAGTCGGCCAGGGGCGTCGCCGCCGAACGGATCATTCTCGCCGCCTTGCCTGGCGATTGCCGTGAGCTGGAGCTGCTGGTCGCCGGCCTGCTGCTGGGCAATGGCGAGTGGCCGGTCAGTGTCCTGGCCATCGGCCAACCGCTCGACGAACTGCCGCTGATCTGTGACAAGGCCCGGCCGCGGGCACTGGTGCTGTACTCCAACCGTTCACCGGCTTCGGACATGCCTCGGCGGCTCAACCGCCTGGCGCTGGCGGTGGAGTGTCCGGTGATGCTGGCCGGTGAGGCCTCGGACCTGCTGCAGGATGCCCTGGAAGGCTCCAGCATTGGTTGCCTGGGGCACGAGGGCCAATCGATGCGTCAACGCCTGCAGCAACTGCTGGCCGGCAAGCTCGATACCTGA
- a CDS encoding DUF1329 domain-containing protein, with amino-acid sequence MRKMILQCGALALSLLAANVMAAVSPEEAAKLGTTLTAIGAEKAGNADGSIPPYTGGIPKNAGAVDSKGFLADPFANEKPLFVITAANADQYKAKLSDGQLAMFKRYPQTYKIPVYPSHRTVALPQAVLDSAKRSALNVTAINDGNGLANFTGNRYYAFPIPKNGVEVLWNHITRYHGGNLRRTITQATPQTDGSFTPITFEEEAAVPSEIPDLAPDKGANVLTFFKQEVTAPARLAGNVLLVHETLDQVKEPRLAWVYNAGQRRVRRAPQVAYDGPGTAADGLRTSDNFDMFSGAPDRYDWKLIGKKEMYIPYNSYKLDSPSLKYTDVIKAGHINQDLTRYELHRVWEIEGTVKPSERHIYAKRHMYIDEDSWQVALVDHYDGRGQLWRVAEGHAQFYYDHQVPAYTVETLYDLIAGRYIALGMKNEEKHSFQFGFVGKAADYTPAALRASGVR; translated from the coding sequence ATGCGCAAGATGATTCTGCAATGCGGCGCCCTGGCCCTCAGCCTGCTGGCGGCCAACGTGATGGCGGCGGTTTCCCCGGAGGAGGCGGCCAAGCTCGGCACCACCCTGACCGCGATCGGTGCGGAAAAGGCCGGCAATGCCGACGGTTCGATTCCGCCCTACACCGGCGGCATTCCGAAAAATGCCGGGGCGGTGGACAGCAAGGGCTTTCTCGCCGACCCGTTCGCCAATGAAAAACCGCTGTTCGTGATCACCGCCGCCAATGCCGACCAGTACAAGGCCAAGCTCTCCGACGGCCAACTGGCGATGTTCAAGCGTTATCCACAGACCTACAAGATCCCGGTCTATCCAAGCCATCGCACCGTCGCCCTGCCGCAGGCAGTGCTCGATTCGGCCAAGCGCAGCGCCCTCAACGTCACCGCGATCAACGATGGCAACGGCCTGGCGAACTTCACCGGCAACCGCTACTACGCCTTCCCGATTCCGAAGAACGGTGTGGAAGTGCTGTGGAACCACATCACCCGTTACCACGGCGGGAACCTGCGTCGCACCATCACCCAGGCGACGCCGCAGACCGACGGTTCCTTCACCCCGATCACCTTCGAGGAAGAGGCCGCGGTGCCTTCGGAAATTCCGGACCTGGCGCCGGACAAGGGCGCCAACGTGCTGACCTTCTTCAAGCAGGAAGTCACCGCACCGGCGCGCCTGGCGGGTAACGTGCTGCTGGTGCACGAAACCCTCGACCAGGTGAAGGAACCGCGCCTGGCCTGGGTCTACAACGCCGGCCAGCGTCGTGTGCGCCGTGCCCCGCAAGTGGCCTACGACGGTCCGGGCACTGCCGCCGACGGCCTGCGTACCTCGGACAACTTCGACATGTTTTCCGGTGCACCGGACCGTTACGACTGGAAACTGATCGGCAAGAAGGAGATGTACATTCCCTACAACAGTTACAAACTGGACTCGCCCAGCCTCAAGTACACCGACGTGATCAAGGCCGGTCACATCAACCAGGACCTGACCCGCTACGAGTTGCACCGGGTCTGGGAAATCGAGGGCACGGTCAAGCCGAGCGAACGGCACATCTACGCCAAGCGCCACATGTACATCGACGAGGACAGCTGGCAGGTTGCGCTGGTGGATCACTACGACGGCCGTGGCCAACTGTGGCGGGTGGCCGAGGGGCATGCGCAGTTCTACTACGACCACCAGGTGCCGGCGTACACCGTCGAAACCCTGTATGACCTGATCGCCGGCCGCTACATCGCCCTGGGCATGAAGAACGAGGAGAAGCACAGCTTCCAGTTCGGCTTCGTCGGCAAGGCGGCGGACTACACGCCGGCAGCGCTGCGGGCCAGCGGGGTGCGCTGA
- a CDS encoding SDR family oxidoreductase: MSESVRFEDKVVIVTGAGGGLGRAHALLFARQGARVVVNDLGGSTHGEGASASAADRVVAEIREAGGTAVANHDSVTDGDKIVQNALDAFGRVDVVVNNAGILRDKTFLKMEDADWDLVYRVHVEGAYKVTHAAWPHMREQNYGRVIFTASTSGIYGNFGQSNYGMAKLGLYGLTRTLAIEGRKNNILVNAIAPTGGTRMTEGLIPPQVFELLKPELISPLVVFLGSEQCDETAGLFEVGGGWIGKTRWERSLGVGFDPHNGFSVDEVAASWQKICDFDNAVHPKDTPESLQQMMANLQKYS, translated from the coding sequence ATGAGTGAGTCTGTGCGCTTCGAAGATAAAGTGGTGATCGTCACCGGTGCCGGTGGTGGCCTGGGGCGGGCCCACGCGTTGCTGTTCGCTCGCCAGGGTGCGCGTGTGGTGGTCAACGATCTGGGGGGCTCGACCCACGGCGAGGGCGCCAGCGCCTCGGCAGCGGACCGGGTAGTGGCGGAAATCCGCGAGGCTGGCGGCACCGCGGTGGCCAACCACGACTCGGTGACCGATGGCGACAAGATCGTGCAGAACGCCCTGGATGCCTTCGGCCGGGTCGATGTGGTGGTGAACAACGCCGGCATCCTGCGCGACAAGACGTTCCTCAAGATGGAGGACGCCGACTGGGACCTGGTGTACCGGGTGCATGTCGAGGGTGCCTACAAGGTCACCCATGCCGCCTGGCCGCACATGCGCGAGCAGAACTATGGCCGGGTGATCTTCACCGCCTCGACCTCGGGTATCTACGGCAACTTCGGCCAGTCCAACTACGGCATGGCCAAGCTCGGGCTCTACGGCCTGACCCGGACCCTGGCGATCGAGGGACGCAAGAACAACATTCTGGTCAACGCCATCGCACCCACCGGCGGCACCCGCATGACCGAGGGCCTGATTCCACCGCAAGTGTTCGAGCTGCTCAAGCCGGAGCTGATCAGCCCGCTGGTGGTGTTCCTGGGCAGTGAGCAGTGCGACGAAACCGCCGGCCTGTTCGAGGTCGGTGGCGGCTGGATCGGCAAGACCCGCTGGGAACGCAGCCTGGGCGTTGGCTTCGATCCGCACAACGGCTTCAGCGTGGATGAGGTGGCAGCCAGTTGGCAGAAGATCTGCGACTTCGACAATGCCGTGCACCCGAAGGACACGCCCGAATCGTTGCAGCAAATGATGGCGAACCTGCAGAAGTACAGCTGA
- a CDS encoding DUF1302 domain-containing protein, which yields MTKTTMRAIFTPQALAVAVALGASAQANAVSFNIGEIEGKFDSSLSVGASWGMRDADKSLVGTPNGGTGQASTGDDGRLNFKKGETFSKIFKGIHDLELKYGDTGMFVRGKYWYDFELADGDREFKDLSDHHRDEGARSSGIELLDAFVYHNYSIADLPGTVRLGKQVVSWGESTFIGNSINSINPIDVSAFRRPGAEIKEGLIPVNMFFASQSLTDSLTVEGFYQLNWQNTVVDNCGTFFANDVVAHGCNNNYTVANPAIAPLQPLAAAFGQGFEVTSEGVVVQRSKDREARDGGQFGVALRWLGNDTEYGLYFINYHSRTPTVGTTTAGQGTINSLASILPLAPAAFRTGLAQSIMLGRGQYYLEYPEDIRLYGASFSTTLPTGTAWSGEISYRPNAPVQLNTNDLTLALLNPIAGGAASPILTTAGSDNTGYRRKEISQAQTTLTQFFDQVLGADRLTLVGEAGITYVGGLESKDKLRYGRDSVYGAYGFQGDTGGFVTATSWGYRARAILDYSNVIAGINLKPNLSWSHDVKGYGPNGLFNEGAKAVSIGVDADYRNTYTASLSYTDFFGGRYNTLIDRDFLALSVGANF from the coding sequence ATGACAAAAACAACAATGCGCGCCATCTTCACGCCACAGGCGCTGGCGGTTGCCGTGGCTCTGGGGGCGAGCGCCCAGGCCAACGCGGTTTCGTTCAATATCGGGGAAATCGAGGGCAAGTTCGACTCGTCCCTGTCGGTCGGTGCGAGCTGGGGCATGCGTGATGCCGACAAGTCGCTGGTCGGGACCCCCAATGGCGGCACCGGCCAGGCCTCCACCGGTGATGACGGACGGCTGAACTTCAAGAAGGGCGAGACCTTCTCGAAGATCTTCAAGGGCATCCACGACCTGGAGCTCAAGTACGGCGACACCGGGATGTTCGTCCGCGGCAAGTACTGGTACGACTTCGAACTGGCGGACGGTGATCGCGAGTTCAAGGACCTCAGCGACCATCATCGCGACGAAGGCGCCCGCTCCTCGGGCATCGAGCTGCTCGATGCCTTCGTCTACCACAACTATTCGATCGCCGACCTGCCGGGCACCGTGCGCCTGGGCAAGCAGGTGGTCAGCTGGGGCGAGAGCACCTTCATCGGCAACTCGATCAACAGTATCAACCCGATCGACGTTTCGGCGTTCCGCCGGCCCGGCGCCGAGATCAAGGAAGGCCTGATTCCGGTCAACATGTTCTTCGCTTCCCAGAGCCTGACCGATTCGCTGACCGTCGAAGGTTTCTACCAGTTGAATTGGCAGAACACCGTCGTCGACAACTGCGGCACCTTCTTCGCCAACGACGTGGTGGCCCATGGTTGCAATAACAACTATACGGTCGCCAACCCGGCCATTGCGCCGCTGCAACCATTGGCCGCTGCCTTTGGCCAGGGCTTCGAGGTCACGTCCGAAGGGGTGGTGGTGCAACGCAGCAAGGATCGCGAGGCCCGCGACGGCGGCCAGTTCGGCGTGGCACTGCGCTGGCTGGGTAACGATACCGAGTATGGGCTCTACTTCATCAACTACCACAGCCGGACCCCGACGGTCGGCACCACCACGGCGGGCCAGGGCACCATCAACTCTCTCGCCAGTATCCTGCCGCTGGCACCGGCAGCCTTCCGTACCGGTCTGGCCCAGAGCATCATGCTGGGGCGTGGCCAGTACTACCTGGAATACCCGGAAGATATTCGTCTGTACGGCGCCAGCTTCTCCACCACCTTGCCCACCGGGACCGCCTGGAGTGGCGAGATCAGCTACCGCCCCAATGCCCCGGTGCAGCTCAATACCAACGACCTGACCCTGGCGCTGCTCAATCCGATTGCCGGCGGTGCCGCCTCGCCGATCCTCACCACGGCGGGCTCCGACAACACCGGCTACCGTCGCAAGGAAATCTCCCAGGCGCAGACCACCCTCACCCAGTTCTTCGACCAGGTCCTGGGCGCCGATCGCCTGACCCTGGTGGGCGAGGCCGGTATCACCTACGTCGGCGGGCTGGAGTCCAAGGACAAGCTGCGCTACGGGCGTGACTCGGTCTACGGTGCCTACGGCTTCCAGGGCGACACCGGCGGCTTCGTCACCGCCACCTCCTGGGGCTACCGCGCCCGGGCGATCCTCGACTACAGCAACGTGATCGCCGGGATCAACCTCAAGCCGAACCTGTCCTGGTCCCATGACGTCAAGGGCTACGGCCCCAACGGCCTGTTCAACGAAGGCGCGAAGGCGGTCAGCATCGGCGTGGATGCCGACTACCGCAACACCTACACCGCGAGCCTGAGCTACACCGACTTTTTCGGCGGCCGCTACAACACCCTGATTGACCGCGACTTCCTGGCGCTCAGCGTCGGCGCGAACTTCTGA
- a CDS encoding LrgB family protein, which yields MKLEWMSLFWLALTLGAYVFSRWSYRRTGRYLLSPLILVPIILLAVAVPLHTAYAEYSRDTHWLILVLGPATVAFAVPIWQQRALLVRHWPALLLGMLAGSVASIGSSYGLARALSLDSALTLSLVPRSITTPFAMPLARDLGGVPELTAVFVLVTGVFGAMVGGVLLKWLPLRSSLARGALFGVGAHGAGVSRAREAGGEEGTVAGLVMVLTGLLNLFCAPLLAMLI from the coding sequence GTGAAGCTTGAGTGGATGTCGCTGTTCTGGCTGGCGCTGACCCTGGGCGCCTATGTCTTCAGTCGCTGGAGCTATCGGCGCACGGGCCGCTACCTGCTGTCGCCGCTGATCCTGGTGCCGATCATCCTGCTGGCGGTGGCCGTGCCGCTGCATACCGCTTACGCCGAGTATTCGCGTGATACTCATTGGCTGATCCTGGTGCTGGGGCCTGCCACCGTCGCCTTTGCCGTGCCGATCTGGCAGCAGCGGGCATTGCTCGTTCGCCACTGGCCAGCGTTGCTGTTGGGCATGCTGGCGGGCAGTGTGGCCTCTATCGGCAGTTCCTACGGGCTGGCCCGGGCGCTGTCACTGGACAGTGCCCTGACTCTGTCGCTGGTGCCGCGCTCGATCACCACGCCCTTTGCCATGCCGCTGGCTCGCGACCTGGGTGGCGTGCCCGAACTGACGGCGGTGTTCGTGCTGGTCACCGGGGTGTTCGGCGCGATGGTTGGCGGCGTCCTGCTCAAGTGGCTGCCGTTGCGCAGTAGCCTGGCCCGTGGTGCGCTGTTCGGTGTCGGCGCACACGGCGCCGGGGTCAGCCGCGCCCGTGAGGCCGGAGGGGAGGAGGGCACGGTCGCCGGTCTGGTGATGGTCCTGACCGGGTTGTTGAACCTGTTTTGCGCGCCCTTGCTGGCCATGCTGATCTGA
- a CDS encoding LysR family transcriptional regulator produces MEFKQLRSFVEVVHQGGFTQAAKTLHISQSAVSKQVAQLEHSLGVMLLDRQGPQVLPTAAGRVVLQRAEEMLRLRNGLLHELDDLSQLARGELRLGLPQLGGDTLFAGLFAEYRRRYPNIAIQLLEGGSLSIEPAVLSGELELGAGLTPSNPAFDCQPFCDEPLDVLLAIDHPLAEEGSIRLEQLADTPFLLYQRSFVLNHRLIQACERLGFTPKEGGRSGQADFLAALVAAGQGVALMPSVVARSLVRPGVVRLNLSSPTDLRWDIAFIWRRGAYLSQAAQAWLALLRERPVNLSVR; encoded by the coding sequence ATGGAATTCAAGCAACTGCGCAGCTTCGTCGAGGTGGTACACCAGGGCGGTTTCACCCAGGCCGCCAAGACCCTTCACATCAGCCAGTCGGCGGTGAGCAAGCAGGTCGCCCAGCTGGAGCACAGCCTGGGAGTCATGCTGCTCGATCGCCAGGGGCCGCAAGTGCTCCCGACCGCTGCGGGCCGAGTGGTGCTGCAGCGGGCCGAGGAAATGCTGCGCCTGCGCAACGGGCTGTTGCACGAGCTCGACGACCTGAGCCAACTGGCCCGGGGAGAGTTGCGCCTGGGGCTGCCGCAGCTGGGCGGCGATACGCTGTTCGCCGGGCTGTTCGCCGAGTACCGGCGGCGCTATCCGAATATCGCCATCCAACTGCTCGAAGGCGGCAGCCTGAGTATCGAACCGGCGGTATTGAGCGGTGAACTGGAGCTGGGGGCCGGCCTCACACCAAGCAATCCGGCGTTCGACTGCCAACCGTTCTGCGACGAGCCGCTGGATGTGCTGCTGGCGATCGATCATCCGCTGGCCGAGGAAGGCTCGATTCGCCTGGAACAGTTGGCTGACACGCCGTTTCTGCTCTATCAGCGCAGCTTCGTGCTCAACCATCGGTTGATCCAGGCCTGCGAACGGCTGGGATTCACGCCCAAGGAGGGTGGGCGCAGCGGCCAGGCGGACTTCCTCGCCGCACTGGTGGCCGCCGGGCAAGGTGTGGCCTTGATGCCCAGCGTGGTCGCGCGCTCACTGGTCCGCCCCGGCGTCGTGCGCCTGAACCTCAGCTCGCCCACCGACCTGCGCTGGGACATCGCCTTCATCTGGCGCCGTGGCGCCTACCTGTCACAGGCCGCCCAGGCCTGGCTGGCATTGCTGCGCGAGCGACCGGTCAACCTTTCAGTGCGCTGA
- a CDS encoding CidA/LrgA family protein: MNRSLLKKNIRLLAELSVLCGLYLLGGQLAAWTGWPIPGGVIGLALLLLLFASGQVKPAALQRGAGWLMAEMLLFFIPALMSLLDYGAMLRQDGWRILLVIMCSTLLVMLATAFTVEFVCRWSSRREA, translated from the coding sequence ATGAACAGATCACTGCTGAAAAAAAACATCCGCCTGCTGGCCGAACTGTCGGTGCTGTGCGGCCTTTACCTGCTCGGCGGCCAGTTGGCCGCCTGGACCGGCTGGCCGATTCCCGGTGGGGTGATCGGGCTGGCGTTGCTGTTGCTGCTGTTCGCCTCGGGCCAGGTCAAGCCGGCGGCGTTGCAACGGGGCGCTGGCTGGCTGATGGCGGAGATGCTGTTGTTCTTCATCCCGGCCCTGATGAGCCTGCTCGACTACGGTGCCATGCTGCGTCAGGACGGTTGGCGGATCCTGCTGGTGATCATGTGCAGCACCTTGCTGGTGATGCTGGCGACGGCGTTCACCGTCGAATTCGTCTGTCGCTGGAGCAGTCGTCGTGAAGCTTGA